From a single Larimichthys crocea isolate SSNF chromosome XIII, L_crocea_2.0, whole genome shotgun sequence genomic region:
- the smim13 gene encoding small integral membrane protein 13 yields the protein MWQSVGLTLLVIVAALLCALLFMLFGWYVVWQLFLSKFKFLRELVGDAGTPQAETQPSETKSERAANPPTRNRPRTRQRVASPESTS from the exons ATGTGGCAGAGTGTGGGGCTCACACTACTGGTCATCGTGGCCGCGCTGCTCTGCGCGCTGCTCTTCATGCTGTTCG GTTGGTATGTAGTGTGGCAGCTCTTCCTGTCCAAGTTCAAGTTCCTGCGTGAACTGGTTGGCGATGCTGGCACCCCGCAGGCCGAAACGCAGCCATCTGAAACCAAGAGTGAACGTGCAGCTAACCCCCCAACACGAAATCGGCCCAGGACACGCCAAAGAGTTGCCTCTCCAGAAAGCACGTCATAG